A window of the Thalassoglobus sp. JC818 genome harbors these coding sequences:
- a CDS encoding tetratricopeptide repeat protein, with protein MPAIVPTPGKKKPVRAVSDRMRKVLHIVFALLAILATNALYLASITALEWYTGKTYQNYFYQYMFLGHLILGLIFIIPFLVFGINHMLASRNRRNRRAVKIGYALFIVAIVVLVTGLLLTRAGGFDLKNPLARRTIYWLHVILPLVAVWMYWLHRLVGPRIKWRVGLGYATFAASLVGIMIWAQFQDPRQWFAVGPESGVQYFEPSLARTATGNFIPAHALMNDAYCKECHQDVHAGWEKSVHRFSSFNNPPYLTSVMETRQVSLDRDGSVQASRWCAGCHDPVPFFSGAFDDPEFDVVDHPTAHAGITCTVCHAITNVNSTRGNADYTIEEPQHYPFAYSDNAVLSWVNQQLVKAKPSFHKKTFLKPFHKTAEFCSTCHKVHLPYALNNYKEFLRGQNHYDNYLLSGVSGHAARSFYYPPKAQENCNGCHMPLEESNDFGAQFFDDSGMLTVHDHLFPAANTGIAWLLDHPDTIEAHQEFLNGTMRVDLFGIREDAQIDGQLTAPLRPEVPELEAGKKYLLETVIRTLKLGHLFTQGTVDSNEVWLDVTVTSGGKVIGRSGAIDPEAGNEVDPWSHFVNVFMLDKDGNRINRRNPQNIFTPLYNHQIPPGAGQTVHYEIQLPDELTAPVEVEVKLQYRKFDTEYMQIVDEATRKVGTPIRGSVEGQDYVNELPITTLATDRVVFPVSGVDVAVENPSDDFPVWQRWNDYGIGLLLKGKAELRQAAEAFEQVEKLDRWDGALNLARVYEQEGRLDDAVAALQRASAYEDEPGYPRWTWAWLSGVINRQQGYLTEAVQNLRSVINERTPDMVERGFDFSLDYEVINLLGRTLLDQGRQRERQGKTDEARQLWKESVLEYQKTLDIDSENLAAHYGLSQVYLELDEPEKAAEHAELHERFKPDDNAAGRAVRLAREKYPAANHAAEAVVKYLLEKDDSEKQESDAAEE; from the coding sequence ATGCCTGCAATTGTTCCAACTCCCGGAAAGAAGAAGCCGGTTCGCGCGGTCAGTGATCGTATGCGGAAGGTTCTTCACATCGTTTTCGCACTCCTTGCAATCCTTGCTACCAATGCTTTGTATCTGGCATCGATCACTGCTTTGGAGTGGTACACCGGGAAGACGTATCAGAATTATTTTTATCAGTACATGTTCCTTGGCCATCTCATTCTCGGCCTCATTTTTATTATCCCGTTTCTTGTGTTCGGCATTAATCACATGCTGGCATCCCGGAACCGTCGAAACCGTCGGGCTGTCAAAATTGGATATGCCCTGTTCATTGTCGCGATTGTGGTTCTGGTCACTGGGCTGCTGCTCACACGTGCTGGCGGCTTCGATCTCAAGAACCCGCTTGCCCGTCGAACGATTTACTGGCTGCATGTCATCCTGCCACTTGTGGCTGTCTGGATGTACTGGCTTCATCGGCTGGTTGGTCCTCGGATCAAGTGGAGAGTTGGTCTGGGGTACGCAACATTTGCCGCGAGCCTCGTCGGAATCATGATTTGGGCTCAGTTCCAGGATCCGCGTCAGTGGTTCGCAGTCGGTCCAGAATCTGGAGTGCAGTACTTTGAGCCTTCGCTGGCTCGAACTGCGACCGGTAATTTCATTCCCGCTCATGCTTTGATGAATGATGCGTACTGCAAAGAGTGTCACCAGGATGTTCACGCAGGCTGGGAAAAGAGCGTTCACCGCTTTAGTTCGTTTAACAATCCTCCGTATCTCACCAGTGTGATGGAGACTCGCCAAGTCAGTCTTGATCGGGACGGAAGTGTGCAAGCTTCTCGATGGTGTGCGGGATGTCATGATCCTGTGCCATTCTTTAGCGGTGCCTTCGATGATCCTGAGTTTGATGTCGTCGATCATCCCACAGCACATGCTGGGATTACGTGCACGGTCTGTCATGCAATTACTAACGTGAACAGCACGCGAGGGAACGCCGACTACACGATCGAAGAACCGCAGCACTATCCTTTCGCCTACAGCGACAATGCTGTTCTGAGTTGGGTGAATCAACAGCTTGTGAAGGCGAAACCGTCATTCCACAAGAAGACGTTCCTCAAGCCGTTTCACAAGACTGCGGAGTTTTGTTCGACCTGTCACAAGGTCCATTTGCCGTATGCTTTGAACAATTACAAAGAGTTCTTAAGAGGTCAGAATCATTACGACAATTACCTGCTCAGCGGAGTCTCAGGACATGCTGCCCGGAGCTTTTATTATCCGCCAAAGGCACAAGAGAATTGCAACGGTTGTCATATGCCGCTGGAAGAATCGAATGACTTTGGTGCGCAGTTCTTCGACGACTCTGGGATGTTAACAGTCCATGATCACTTGTTCCCTGCTGCAAATACCGGCATCGCCTGGTTGCTCGATCATCCGGATACGATCGAGGCACATCAGGAATTCTTGAATGGCACGATGAGAGTCGATCTCTTCGGAATTCGGGAAGACGCTCAGATTGATGGTCAACTGACAGCTCCATTGCGACCAGAAGTTCCAGAGCTGGAAGCTGGCAAGAAGTATCTTCTGGAAACGGTCATTCGGACATTGAAGTTGGGGCACTTGTTTACACAAGGCACGGTCGATTCGAATGAAGTCTGGCTGGATGTCACTGTGACTTCAGGCGGAAAAGTCATCGGACGCAGCGGAGCGATTGATCCGGAAGCGGGGAACGAAGTCGACCCTTGGAGCCACTTCGTCAACGTCTTCATGCTCGACAAAGACGGGAATCGAATTAACCGTCGAAATCCGCAGAACATCTTTACCCCACTTTACAATCATCAGATTCCCCCGGGAGCAGGTCAAACCGTTCATTACGAGATTCAACTCCCGGATGAACTCACCGCACCTGTTGAGGTGGAAGTCAAGCTTCAGTATCGAAAGTTTGATACCGAATACATGCAGATTGTCGACGAAGCGACTCGCAAAGTTGGAACTCCAATTCGCGGATCGGTAGAGGGACAGGACTACGTCAACGAATTGCCGATCACAACGCTCGCGACGGATCGGGTTGTCTTTCCTGTTTCAGGTGTCGACGTCGCAGTCGAAAACCCGTCGGATGATTTTCCTGTCTGGCAACGTTGGAATGACTACGGAATCGGTCTTTTGTTGAAAGGCAAGGCGGAACTTCGTCAAGCAGCGGAAGCATTTGAACAAGTCGAGAAGCTGGACCGCTGGGACGGTGCTCTCAATCTTGCTCGTGTCTACGAACAGGAAGGACGACTCGACGACGCTGTGGCTGCACTTCAACGTGCCAGTGCTTATGAAGATGAACCCGGCTATCCACGTTGGACGTGGGCATGGCTGAGCGGAGTGATCAACCGTCAACAGGGGTATCTGACCGAGGCGGTTCAGAATCTTCGCAGCGTGATTAACGAGCGAACGCCCGACATGGTCGAGCGAGGCTTTGATTTCAGTCTCGACTACGAAGTGATCAATCTTCTCGGACGAACCCTTCTGGATCAGGGTCGTCAGCGAGAGCGTCAGGGAAAGACGGATGAAGCCCGTCAGCTTTGGAAAGAATCGGTCCTGGAGTACCAGAAGACTCTGGACATCGATTCAGAAAATCTCGCTGCCCATTATGGTCTCTCTCAGGTCTATCTCGAGTTGGATGAACCAGAGAAAGCAGCCGAACACGCGGAGCTGCATGAACGCTTCAAACCCGATGACAATGCTGCTGGCCGAGCGGTCCGACTTGCTCGTGAAAAGTATCCAGCTGCCAATCATGCTGCAGAAGCAGTCGTCAAATACCTCCTGGAAAAAGACGATTCGGAGAAGCAGGAGAGTGACGCGGCAGAAGAGTAA